The DNA window aattctttttttattttcattttttacagaaaatctTTACAGAGCCTGGGAGCCTGTCTTTGACAACTATTGATAAACTGAGAGAGAAATGCAGACAACGGATACAGGAGGAGGAGTCTGGGCAGCCATGAGGTTATAGAGCCTCCATTTGCTCGACCTGACTGAACAGCGCTCATTCAAATGCATCACTGTACAATCAGGGACAACTGACTATACCAAATGAACATACTGGTGACTTCCTCTGGATTCCTCTGTAATGAGTTGCTGTGTTACAACAAGTTGCTTAAGTTTCTCAACTGATCTGAAATTATTTTGAAGGTCATCTTTTGCTCGTGGTCTCATGTTCTGcacaatgtttttaatgctaCACACATTTCAAGTTTGAACGATGCTTTGTAGAAAGTCTTtaaatctgtcatgttttttaatcagttgTACCATAGTAATATAAGAGCGATTGTTACTTTTTGAAGAAAAAGGGTTGTAAGAATTTAACATCTATTTTATCTGTCAGAGTATAGTTTCTTGCACTGCCACACGGTCCTAACTGTCCATTTCTCTTTATGAAGTAAAATAAGTGTTTATCATTTGTTGCGGTCTAATTTACAGAGCcttgtgtttcactttttttattatcagaAACCTCATAACTAGTCTCATCTTTTTACTGATTTAGCTGACCTCACAAATATCGAAGCAGAGAGAACTGGTCATGTCTGCATTACATGATCTTTAACGACTAAATTCAGGCACTCCAAACCTGGAACTGGAGTTAAAGCTGCTGGAAGTGGTATGCTGTTAATTGaattaagtgttaaatagctttATACTCAAaaagtaatcactgttataaGGTAACTCATgtctctcctcatcctgctcatgctgttaaagagaaaagacattttctggtatccctgcccacttaATCCAATCAGCACAGAGAACTCCAGAAAGAGGTGGTCCTGTCTGTTCATTAGCTATAAtgacacttacagcagctttaagacTGAAAGgactgaaaaatctgaaaaaagtctgtggaaaaaaacaaaaaaaaaaaacacgttttggTTACAAAAAGCCAGATGCTGATTTCTGAGCTCAGACAAATGACTTACTAGGCTTGGTTGTCCCAGTTGCAGAATAGACAGTGATTTACCAGTCATGAGATCTGAGATTAAAAAGACAGGTAGGCCTATTTGCACTCTTTTGCTGACTAAaacctaaacaaaccaaaattcACAGAAAGTTCTATGAAATATGTACACAAGTGTTTGTACTCAAATTCAAAGACCATTCATGGCAATAAAAACTGTGCTTTTGTTATAATTACTCAGTGCAATAAATAATTCATGTAAAATAAGAAACGGCTTTAGATATTCTAATATCAAAAACATAAGTAAATGCGTATTTGTAACTGCAAATAGCCTGCAGCCAGAGTCAGTTGGTAAGCTTTTGtaatcatttttcatctttgtggtcattttctgtcttatttttagTCACGCTGTGTCTCTTTGAAGTCATTTACAACTCTTTCTACCAATATCCATGAAACTAACTAGGTGACTATCACCAGCTCTGGGGACAGTGGCatcatgtaaatacattttttccgTGGCTTTATTTCGATAAGTTAGTGAACATGCCCCGGGTGCCTGAGGACTGTTGTCATGGTCAGACATGTTTGTCAAACACCTTGGAAAACTTGACTCCATCCCGcatttacacatacacacacactgaaaagaaTAAGTAAAGCCAGGCCCTGTATTTTGTTCTCTGAGCATTTTCTGTGCCCATAtgataaacatatatataaaaatgtgaacataaatTCACTTTTACCACTTCTCACTTCTTTTCCCCATAATGTTGTGACCTACACCTCTAaagagtcaaaacaaacaaaaccaaacaggaaCAGGTTTGACTGCTGCTGGACTGTACAgtataaatacaaaacacaagtcAAACAGATCCGTTCATTCACTTTTATTGACCTCTCCTTTAGAAAACAGCTCAAACAAATCCATTAAAACTTTATTAAATCACTACATGGAGATTTAGATGAgggaggacaaaaacaaaaataaaaaacactttctctAATAATGCATGTTTATGGTAGTAACAGTACATGAAGGCTTtgtgagacaaaaagaaaatgtcccaGACATGACAGCACATAGtgtcagtgagtgagtgtggTATTGGCTTTACTTTAATCCCACCTATGTTACAGCTGGGAAGGCACTGATGAACACTGACCAGAGTGTTTTGGCCACTTAAATCATTACACGGGGCTGTTTCTCAGGACTTTAGTGCAACTTCTTTCCCTTCACAAACCAAAAATCCAAAGTGGACCCAGGAATGAACAGAAAAACCACCCAGAggactaaaaacaaaaacataatcatgTTCAGACAGTGATGTCCTGAGCTTCTTCATCCAACTAAACCAACAGcaccatttctttctttttttagattgtTTAAGCAACTATGCTTGTGTGCGTGTATATTGTAACAGCAAAATCCAAAAGAGTGGCAACTATCACTTAAAGGACAACTCCACTGATTTGACacattatttttggggggagaaCTACTGTGCATGGGAAAAAGAAGTATAAAGCCTttagtggctccagaggaagctgcatgtaatctgataaattaccactctgtggtgatgttgcattgtgggtaaggGCAGGCGCCAGGTGTGaaaaaagcagtccactggccTAACACTGCTGGACGCATAACATAAAGTTTAAAAGCAACTGATCAAATACCGATATAATCAATATCTTGGCCACATCacaatgacatcacaggaggTAATTCATCAGACTAAATGCAGCTTGTTcattcacatatgcagcagttCTTCCCACAACCCACTAACACACCGAATTGTGTAAACTTGGTTGTAGTATCCCTTTAAAGgtatagtttgacattttgggaaatgtccTCATTGACCATAATGAAAATACAGCCAGGAGCAAGCTCGGAGTTAACTTATCTTAGCATGAAGACTATCAACAAAGTACgacagctagcctagctctgCTCAAAGGTAACATAATCTGCCTGCCAGCAGCTCTAAAGCTAACAAATACGGtaactaaatgtaaaaataacccTTTCTGTGAGCTAAGCTGAGCTAACCTTCTGCTAGctatagcttcatatttagcaagTAAGAGACTGGATCGATGTTCTCATCttactctcagcaagaaagaaaatgtcaatttctcagcatgttgaactattcctttaaatgaaGTGGAAAGAAGGCCAAAATGCCCACACAAAAAGCTAATGACTGCATCTACAGTCTCCATACAAAACGTCTTGAGAACCTTAAAGGGGGAAATGACATGTCATCACCAATCCAAGTAGACAAAACAAATCCCTACATGCATCGTAACTACAGGACTCCTCACATATCTGTGTTTGTAGTCTGATTCCTAAAATCTGCACACTTGGGCTGAATGCAGAGTTACAGTGATAAACTATCAGATCTTTACTGTCTGAAGCAGATCAAGTTAAACAGCCTGAAAAATTCCCTTTACAATGATGAACCTCATCAAGGGTAAGACCACTAAAAAAATGGTCCACCCAAACGCAGATAAACAATAAGAAAAGCTACAGCAGCATATCCCACAATCCCTCAAAATTCCTTTCATAGAAATTATAAATAGTACATTACAGTTTTGAGGACTCTCATGGACCCTCTGATCAACATCCATCCCCCCTTTTAACATAGTACCAGTAAAGAGTTTTCTTCATCTCCAAACAAAGTCCCCCCCCCTATTTTTAATGAAAGAGCAGGTCAGTTCAGAAAGAGCATATCAACCTCCACAAAGTGATATAATGACCAGTGTTACTGATGAGGGCGAagaacagcacacacagaggcagagagaagagggatggagggatagaTGGGGCACAGGTGGAGGGGAAGTGTTAAGTCTCATAAAACAGAGGTTAATCTCAGGGTGGGATAGAGTACTCTGGCCTCAGGGGAACACGAGCGTGACGAGGGAGCTCAGATGGTCTGATAGCCAGCGTGGCTCCTCTTCCTGCCAATGAGGTAGGCTAAGAGGACGATGAGAACGAGACCAGCTAGAGCTGCTCCAACTATGATGGGGATCAACATGTCATCTTCATCCAACTGGCATTCCTCAGCTGAAAGTGTAAAATTAACAGGGAGGACAATTTAGAGCGAGAAAGAAATAGACTTATCTTATCACATACGACTAGACAGAAGTGTTTACCTGCTCCAAACTGCTCCCCAGTGAGATTGAAGGGCTGCACCTGCACCTGGAAGGTGTTGATGGACAACTTCGGGTCCACAATCAGAGTTTGCTCCTCGCGGCACATGTAGGAGAACCCCAGGGTGCCTCGCAGGTAGTCCAGACTGCGGTTTTGGACAAAGAAGGGCTCTATAGCGGAGGACAGAgcagggagaaaacaaaagaaatgagagggaggagaagaatgACATCAGTATTTCACCCTTTGCACATAAAGGATCTTTTATTTGAAGCTAGGTTATGTATTTGAGGCTTGCTGATCTCGACAGTAACTGAACCCATTTTAAAAGACAAGCAACTGATGAACCGGCATAATAACTGCAGGGGGGTGAACTGAAAGAATAACACATAATTCATGTTCAATCTAAGTGCTGTAAATGTGTCGGGTACAgtcacagacagaaatacaggACTGCTGCAAGATAAACAGACAACAAGTTTTCCAGTTAACAGCTGACTGAACGTGTCAGTGATTCAAAATCTCTGATGATAGATGACGTGTAGACAGTGGTGCCAAGTACACGCTGTGCACTCCAGCAGTGTCAGCAGCTTTAGATAACGGATATCGATGACCTGTTACTGCTGTAAATTGCacagagaaataacaaaagaaaacccaCGAGAACAGGTTTTAAGAAATTCTTCAGGAGTAAGGACAATCCAACACTCTGTTAAGAGTGTGAGTTCTAATTTTGTTTATACTTTCTTAGGACAATCAACATTATCTCCAAATGCCAGTCATCAGAGGGGACAGAACAAACTTTAGAGACCCTATCAGCACCAAGgacaataatgtgttttatctgtAATTAGTGTTTAATATGTtgtaaaagtagaaaaaaaatgtcactaaaATCAATTTAATGATGGCCCTGTAAATGCAATTGCTCTTAAGTTATCCAAAGTTATCATCCACTATTATAGTCCCAAGACCACTGTCCAATTACCTTTTCAGTTCAAGATGCTTCTCTTATTAGATTATATGCAGACACAATGTAAAACCGCCTGCTTTAAATAACTTATAAAGAAGTTTTAACATGTGTCAACTCACTGATTAATTTAGgccttttaacatttttctacTCAGATTGTGTCCAGAACAATCAGACAGTTAGAAAACTCCTCTCACCAGGAGGCAGTTGAATAAACACCTGATACAGtttcaacaaaaactaaatatttcatGGTGGGAGGATAAATTGCAGGGCTTATGTATCACATTGCATCATATCATTGAGCTGTTCCTAGTACTTGGTATTTCAGAGTAGATTTAAAGCAccacagtgtaaaaacagaagATCTGATTTCCTGTGTAATATTAACTATATATTTGAGCATCAAATCACAGTCAGTTGTAGAGTTAGAAAAGGTTTATGTGacctcacacacatctgtttatgtttaattGTTGTATTACTTCAGTGAGGTACAGTTGTGATGCCTTCCTTACCATCATTTTGAGTCAACAAACACCCTAAAAGAAGGTCCAAAAACTGGTAATTATCACAGTAAAGGCTGGACAAATGCTTATCAATCTGATATAAAGAAGTCCTGTGGGAGGTAAAGGGCACTCACCTTTCATGTCTGGCCAGGCTGCTGACAGATACACCTCACTCAGGTGGTACTTACTGGACGTAGCATTCTAGAGTAAAACAGCAACACCACCAGGAGTCAGTGACActtcagaaaaaacaactttaccTCGAGCCCCAgctgccatctagtggatgTTTCAGGAAGTACAAGGTGAAAATAAAAGCTGGAAGATAaagaggtttgtgtttttttatgcactcCGCTGTGTATACCAACAGTAACTTACTAGGGTGAAAACAAAGGTGAGGTTGGTCTTCTCTGCATCTGTTGTGAGCAGCAGGGAGGCATTCTCTGAGCGACATGATCCAGAGCTCTTTGTCATATTTGGCTGAATGTTCACAACTTCCTGCACAGTCTGCAAATTGAAGATGGAACATTAATAATCTTAAAACTGCTCATGAGTCTATAGTTTTAGATCGACAGTATTCATGAGCGTACCTTGTTCTGGGAGACAGAGTTGAAGGTTATGTTGAGCTGCAGACCCATATACGCCATTAAACAGACAGTGCCATTGTTGCCGCTGACGTGGTAGGTTCCTCTTTCAGGTCTGGTGGGCTCCTTGTGCGGTGCAGTGGTGGTTTGGGCAGTTGTTGGCGGAGCAACAGTCGCAGATCCCTGGTGCAGGACGGCAGCTGCAAGAGGTCATTCAGTTGTGAGTGTAGTATTACAGCGATGCAAGCAGTTCAATGCTAAATTAACAAATAGAGGGTCTCTGAAAGGTTTGACACATTAAATgtaatacttttatttaaatccCATCAAATGCAAAGTAATACTTGTTTCACAATCAGACTAGTCAAAGTATGAAATGTGATGAATACCAAAGTAGAGACTTCTTCCAACACCCTCAAccacatataaaaaacaatTCTAACTGACATTATTGTCTACAAAAATGCTTAATGCTTTATAATGACTTTGCAGTTTgatatttaaataaacacataaataaaagcatgttaTCTCTCTCTCAACTGACAACTTAATTATACGAGTAATTGTTTTATtgagtaaaacatttaaaatgttgctcTGATGATTAATGGTTCCTTAACTTGGACGTTTAACCTTCACATGACAGAATAATGTGCATGCAACAGAAGACCACCGCTGTGAGGCCAAAGTCCCCACGTGTTCACCTCAAATCTAAGTCACAAGTGTGATTTGGAAACTTGAGACCTACAGTACAGAGAGACTGACAGTGGACTTTTTAAGGAAGTAAGGGCCAATCATTTCGACATTTAAAACTAAAGCTCTATAGGCCTACTTGTAAGGAGTagacattaataataataataataataataataataataaaaataataatatagcaattaataataataataatatcagaCACATATGACTATTCTAAATTACTAAAATTCTTTAAGAACTATGGCCATGTTACTCCAAT is part of the Acanthopagrus latus isolate v.2019 chromosome 9, fAcaLat1.1, whole genome shotgun sequence genome and encodes:
- the lamp1b gene encoding lysosome-associated membrane glycoprotein 1b; the protein is MKQMCCVQSWCLGVTLQLILAAVLHQGSATVAPPTTAQTTTAPHKEPTRPERGTYHVSGNNGTVCLMAYMGLQLNITFNSVSQNKTVQEVVNIQPNMTKSSGSCRSENASLLLTTDAEKTNLTFVFTLNATSSKYHLSEVYLSAAWPDMKEPFFVQNRSLDYLRGTLGFSYMCREEQTLIVDPKLSINTFQVQVQPFNLTGEQFGAAEECQLDEDDMLIPIIVGAALAGLVLIVLLAYLIGRKRSHAGYQTI